A window of Sporocytophaga myxococcoides contains these coding sequences:
- a CDS encoding lmo0937 family membrane protein — protein sequence MGNLLYIIAVILLIGWLVGFLGFGDAVGGFIHILLVLAVVFFLLRVIRGA from the coding sequence ATGGGAAATTTATTATATATAATAGCTGTAATCCTGTTAATAGGTTGGCTTGTCGGATTCTTAGGCTTTGGCGATGCAGTAGGAGGTTTTATACATATATTGTTAGTTTTAGCTGTTGTCTTTTTCCTTTTAAGGGTTATAAGAGGAGCTTGA
- a CDS encoding DUF763 domain-containing protein, which translates to MKRSGSADLPLHGGQVPYWLSERMAKLGGAIIESLVYHYGTSEVLKRLSDPFWFQAFGAVLGMDWHSSGITTSVMGALKKAVNPKSSELGIYICGGKGKYSRNTPDELLKISEKQGLNSKDLIRCSRLTAKIDNNAIQDGFQLYLHSFIVTNSGEWAVVQQGMNEHNKMARRYHWHSSSIKSFEEEPHTSIYGKNQGLILNLTDKEAAPARNGILELTKEQPRIMMNEIKKLIMPLRHELNVTDVNLKRLGSVLALAHETEVRNFEELILLKDLGPRTIQSMTLVSEIIHGTPSRFKDPARFAFAHGGKDGHPFPVLTKVYDETIETLKNAVEKARLGSTEKDQAIKKLSQISSEIEKEFIPNDNFDKIIEMERNNAHKYGGMTVFGKSKRPEDKGSNQLSLF; encoded by the coding sequence ATGAAACGTTCGGGTTCTGCCGACCTTCCATTACATGGTGGTCAAGTACCATATTGGCTTAGTGAAAGAATGGCCAAACTAGGAGGCGCAATAATCGAATCTTTGGTTTACCATTATGGTACCTCTGAAGTTCTGAAAAGATTAAGCGATCCCTTTTGGTTCCAGGCTTTTGGAGCTGTTTTAGGTATGGATTGGCACTCCTCTGGTATTACAACATCTGTAATGGGAGCGTTAAAGAAAGCTGTTAATCCTAAATCTTCAGAACTTGGAATTTATATCTGCGGAGGTAAAGGAAAATATTCAAGAAACACGCCTGACGAATTATTAAAAATCTCCGAAAAGCAAGGCTTGAATTCCAAAGACCTGATAAGATGCAGCAGACTCACAGCAAAGATTGATAATAATGCGATACAGGATGGCTTCCAGCTATATCTCCATTCTTTTATTGTTACAAACTCCGGTGAATGGGCTGTAGTGCAGCAAGGGATGAACGAACATAACAAAATGGCAAGGAGATATCATTGGCATAGTTCAAGCATAAAATCATTTGAAGAAGAACCTCATACAAGCATCTATGGCAAGAATCAGGGATTGATATTAAACCTGACAGATAAAGAAGCGGCTCCTGCAAGAAACGGGATTTTGGAACTAACCAAGGAACAACCGCGCATAATGATGAATGAAATTAAGAAGCTCATAATGCCACTCCGCCATGAGCTCAACGTAACGGATGTTAATTTAAAAAGACTTGGAAGCGTGCTGGCTCTTGCTCATGAAACTGAAGTAAGAAATTTCGAAGAGCTTATTCTCCTTAAAGATCTAGGACCAAGAACTATACAGTCTATGACATTGGTCAGCGAAATCATACATGGTACACCTTCTCGGTTTAAAGATCCTGCAAGATTTGCTTTTGCTCATGGAGGTAAGGATGGACATCCATTTCCTGTTTTAACCAAAGTATATGATGAAACAATAGAAACACTGAAAAACGCTGTAGAAAAAGCCCGGCTTGGAAGTACTGAAAAAGATCAAGCAATAAAAAAGCTATCACAAATTTCATCTGAAATAGAAAAAGAATTTATTCCTAATGATAACTTCGATAAGATTATTGAAATGGAAAGAAATAATGCTCATAAATATGGTGGGATGACTGTATTTGGCAAATCTAAAAGGCCTGAGGATAAAGGTTCAAATCAACTCAGTCTTTTTTAA
- the pgeF gene encoding peptidoglycan editing factor PgeF, with protein MISKQFDKLQLWQFLNLSKRNEINHFISGRKGGCSTGELGGLNLSFKVNDNELNVLQNRKLLSLAMNVAENHIVFPDQTHSDRVAVLRNLDSGDALSNTDALITNIKGVCIAVMSADCVPILLFDKTNMAIGAVHSGWRGTVSKILEKTVEAMKKEFGTKPSDLIAGIGPSISPEIYEVGQEVIDAAENAFGNVTSMVLKKDGKTFFNLWEANRFQLMSKQLNPENIEVAGICTYQNADKFFSARKSQNKSGRFGAGIVINPC; from the coding sequence ATGATTTCCAAACAATTTGACAAGCTACAACTTTGGCAATTTCTAAACCTGAGTAAACGAAATGAAATAAATCATTTTATATCAGGGCGAAAAGGCGGTTGCAGTACCGGAGAATTAGGAGGCTTAAACCTCAGTTTTAAAGTCAACGATAATGAATTAAACGTACTACAGAATAGAAAGTTACTCTCGTTAGCAATGAATGTTGCTGAGAATCATATTGTTTTCCCTGACCAAACTCATTCGGACAGAGTTGCTGTACTAAGAAATCTGGATAGTGGTGATGCTCTTAGTAATACTGATGCACTTATCACTAACATCAAAGGGGTATGTATTGCAGTAATGTCTGCCGACTGTGTACCTATATTGCTATTTGATAAGACAAATATGGCTATTGGAGCTGTTCATTCAGGATGGAGAGGAACAGTATCAAAAATTCTTGAAAAGACAGTTGAGGCTATGAAAAAGGAATTTGGAACAAAACCTTCTGATCTTATAGCAGGAATAGGGCCAAGTATTTCTCCCGAAATTTATGAAGTAGGTCAGGAGGTAATTGATGCTGCAGAGAATGCTTTTGGGAATGTTACATCTATGGTACTAAAAAAAGATGGAAAAACTTTTTTTAATCTGTGGGAAGCAAATAGGTTTCAGTTGATGTCAAAACAGCTCAATCCCGAGAATATTGAGGTTGCTGGTATTTGTACCTATCAAAATGCTGATAAGTTTTTTTCAGCAAGGAAATCTCAAAATAAATCTGGAAGATTTGGTGCAGGGATTGTTATCAATCCCTGCTGA
- a CDS encoding DUF421 domain-containing protein — translation MDHIIHLLFKANQSEITWWAMLFRGIVIYFLAIFMIRLGGKRILSRFGTFDVVISIIIGAILAKSIVGSAKFIPTIITSSILVTIHYFLSKMTLYYHSLGHQVKGNPHLLYENGNFIDATLKKNNISQDDILEAIRLQTHSESLKNIEKIYLERNGQISFVFYP, via the coding sequence ATGGATCACATCATTCACCTTCTCTTTAAAGCTAACCAATCTGAAATTACATGGTGGGCAATGCTTTTCCGAGGTATAGTCATCTATTTCCTCGCAATATTCATGATAAGGTTAGGAGGCAAAAGAATATTAAGCAGATTTGGCACTTTTGATGTTGTTATAAGTATCATTATTGGAGCAATACTAGCTAAATCTATTGTCGGAAGCGCAAAATTTATACCAACGATCATTACTTCTTCTATACTCGTTACTATACATTATTTTCTTTCAAAAATGACTCTTTATTACCATTCCCTTGGCCACCAGGTCAAAGGAAACCCACATTTACTTTATGAGAATGGGAATTTTATTGATGCAACATTAAAAAAAAACAATATCTCCCAAGACGATATACTTGAAGCAATAAGATTGCAAACACATTCAGAAAGTCTTAAAAATATTGAAAAGATTTATCTTGAAAGAAATGGACAGATAAGTTTTGTTTTTTACCCATAA
- the lhgO gene encoding L-2-hydroxyglutarate oxidase codes for MNYDIIIIGGGIVGLATALKIKELNKKLKVALLEKENELAKHQTGNNSGVIHSGIYYKPGSLKATNCIKGYNMLLDFCRTNEVPFELCGKIIVATSENELTAMDNVYKRGLENGLQGLKLIGSEEIKEYEPHCTGIKGIVVPQTGIIDYKAVCLKYAELFKKEGGEIFLNQKVNDIVSKVPGVEVITSDKTFSGKLIINCAGLFCDRIAALNIKPVNVRIIPFRGEYYEIKKEKQHLVKNLIYPVPDPNFPFLGVHFTRMINGGIEAGPNAVFAFKREGYKRTDFSITDFYESITWPGFQKVAKKYWKTGLGEYQRSFSKSAFTKALQRLLPEIQESDLIPGGAGVRAQACERNGGLIDDFMILENSNTINVLNAPSPAATSSLSIGLTVAEMALKRL; via the coding sequence ATGAACTACGATATTATAATTATTGGTGGCGGTATAGTAGGACTTGCTACGGCACTGAAGATTAAAGAATTAAACAAAAAACTGAAAGTAGCTTTGCTAGAAAAGGAAAATGAGCTGGCTAAACATCAGACTGGAAATAATAGTGGTGTAATCCATTCGGGAATTTACTATAAACCGGGAAGTTTAAAGGCAACAAATTGTATTAAGGGATACAACATGCTTTTAGATTTTTGCAGAACCAATGAAGTTCCATTTGAATTGTGTGGAAAAATTATAGTGGCTACCAGTGAAAATGAACTGACTGCTATGGATAATGTATATAAAAGGGGACTTGAGAACGGACTTCAGGGACTTAAATTAATTGGCAGTGAAGAAATAAAAGAATACGAACCACATTGTACAGGAATAAAAGGAATAGTAGTTCCTCAGACCGGAATTATTGATTATAAAGCAGTTTGCCTTAAGTATGCAGAACTATTTAAAAAGGAAGGAGGAGAAATCTTTCTCAATCAAAAGGTAAATGATATAGTTTCTAAAGTTCCCGGAGTGGAAGTGATAACATCAGATAAAACTTTTTCCGGAAAATTAATCATTAACTGCGCAGGTCTGTTCTGTGACCGAATTGCCGCTCTGAACATAAAACCTGTTAATGTCAGAATCATACCTTTCAGAGGGGAGTACTACGAGATCAAAAAGGAAAAACAACATCTTGTTAAAAATCTTATATATCCAGTTCCGGATCCTAATTTTCCTTTCCTGGGAGTACATTTTACAAGAATGATAAATGGTGGTATTGAAGCTGGCCCGAATGCAGTGTTTGCATTTAAACGAGAGGGTTATAAAAGGACAGATTTCAGTATAACTGATTTTTATGAATCTATTACTTGGCCCGGCTTTCAAAAAGTAGCTAAAAAGTATTGGAAAACAGGATTAGGTGAATATCAAAGGTCGTTTTCCAAATCTGCGTTTACAAAAGCACTGCAGAGATTACTACCTGAAATACAAGAAAGTGATCTAATTCCTGGAGGTGCAGGAGTACGTGCACAAGCCTGTGAAAGAAACGGAGGACTGATTGATGACTTTATGATTCTTGAAAACAGCAATACTATCAATGTATTGAATGCTCCCTCACCTGCTGCAACATCTTCCCTTTCTATAGGATTGACGGTAGCTGAAATGGCTCTTAAAAGATTATAA